Proteins encoded by one window of uncultured Ilyobacter sp.:
- a CDS encoding chromate transporter: MIYFTLFFTFFKIGLFTFGGGLAMLPLIQQELLRRNWMTIPEFLDLVSVAQITPGAIGVNSATYVGNKLCGFWGGVVATAGVITPSIIIILILSAILIKLKGNVYKDAFFFGIKPITVGLIGYAGYTIAKDTYFIKHKVSIIPILISILAFIILRKYKTNPVYVIFLSAMTGMILL, from the coding sequence ATGATCTACTTCACTCTGTTTTTCACATTTTTTAAAATCGGTCTTTTTACCTTTGGGGGAGGGCTGGCTATGCTCCCACTTATCCAGCAGGAACTTTTAAGAAGAAACTGGATGACTATACCAGAATTTCTAGATCTTGTATCAGTAGCCCAGATAACTCCTGGTGCTATAGGGGTAAACTCCGCTACGTATGTAGGAAATAAACTCTGTGGTTTTTGGGGAGGAGTGGTCGCCACTGCAGGGGTAATTACCCCATCTATAATTATAATCCTAATACTTTCTGCCATCCTTATAAAGCTAAAGGGGAATGTCTATAAAGATGCTTTCTTTTTCGGTATAAAACCTATCACCGTCGGCTTGATAGGTTACGCAGGGTATACCATTGCCAAAGACACATATTTTATCAAACATAAGGTCAGTATCATCCCTATACTCATTTCAATATTGGCCTTTATTATCCTCAGAAAATATAAGACAAATCCGGTTTATGTTATTTTTCTTTCGGCTATGACCGGCATGATACTTTTATAA
- a CDS encoding chromate transporter has protein sequence MILWEIFWSFFKIGAVTFGGGYAMIPLIEKEIITNKKWIDEDELLEIIAIAQMTPGVIAINTATFVGRKSGGIKGALVASTAVVLPSLFVISIIVTFFSKSFDTALVQKFLTGVRAGLLALMANSLLRLFRSGANNIVGITLLIITLTALIFSILSPINLIIFGSVTGIMLYRFFPKFTIKYLGGDKK, from the coding sequence ATGATTCTATGGGAAATTTTCTGGTCATTTTTCAAAATAGGGGCGGTTACTTTTGGGGGAGGATACGCCATGATTCCCCTTATCGAAAAAGAGATCATTACAAATAAAAAATGGATAGATGAAGATGAACTTTTAGAAATAATAGCCATAGCCCAGATGACCCCAGGAGTCATAGCCATAAACACCGCTACATTTGTGGGAAGAAAATCTGGAGGGATAAAAGGTGCCCTAGTGGCCTCAACTGCGGTAGTTTTACCCTCTTTATTTGTCATATCCATAATAGTAACTTTTTTTTCTAAAAGTTTCGACACGGCCCTGGTGCAAAAATTCCTCACAGGAGTCAGGGCAGGTTTATTGGCTCTCATGGCAAATTCACTTCTCAGACTTTTCCGGTCTGGGGCCAATAACATAGTTGGAATAACACTTCTCATCATAACACTAACAGCGCTTATATTTTCTATTTTATCTCCCATTAATCTGATTATTTTTGGCTCTGTAACGGGTATTATGCTATACAGGTTTTTTCCTAAGTTTACTATAAAATACCTTGGTGGTGATAAAAAATGA
- a CDS encoding HD domain-containing protein has protein sequence MERNIISQEELKDFEKKIKEQISRFRTGNFKNPLIIMNTGGTTSNHKIKTFINKCLNTLSQYQSFDTSYHLILATEKIENMEIFSATSRVEFKKYINSIEPQNKEYNLLNPIHFISTLNFKPDIIFIFNMSRNKDCLNDTKELRDDFLDISKKIVWILPEDYADEFTNLDPHIISQKKYLEISTESQWNKVDIFQRALTLATKAHKNQCRKGTTTPYIVHPVMVSMLLREEGCPEHLILSALLHDTIEDSHITYEDINTKFGKKVATIVLHLSDKDKNLPWETRKQGEIDFLKKMPLQKR, from the coding sequence TTGGAAAGAAATATAATTTCCCAAGAGGAATTAAAAGACTTTGAAAAAAAAATAAAAGAACAGATATCTAGGTTCAGAACCGGCAATTTTAAAAATCCCTTAATTATTATGAATACAGGGGGTACAACCTCCAATCATAAAATAAAAACTTTTATAAACAAATGTTTAAACACATTATCTCAGTATCAATCCTTTGACACGAGCTACCACCTCATACTAGCAACAGAGAAAATCGAAAATATGGAAATCTTTTCAGCAACTTCCAGAGTTGAATTTAAAAAATACATCAACTCTATTGAACCTCAAAATAAAGAGTATAACCTTCTAAATCCTATTCATTTTATAAGCACCCTAAACTTCAAACCTGATATTATTTTTATATTTAATATGTCCAGAAACAAAGACTGTCTCAATGATACCAAGGAACTTCGAGATGATTTTTTAGATATTTCCAAAAAAATAGTATGGATACTTCCTGAGGACTATGCCGATGAATTCACAAACCTTGATCCGCATATCATTAGTCAGAAAAAATATTTAGAGATAAGCACCGAATCCCAGTGGAATAAAGTCGATATTTTCCAAAGAGCATTAACACTGGCTACAAAGGCCCACAAAAATCAATGCCGAAAAGGGACAACAACCCCCTATATTGTCCACCCTGTTATGGTTTCCATGCTTTTAAGAGAAGAGGGGTGCCCAGAACACCTTATTCTCTCAGCCCTTCTCCATGACACTATAGAGGACTCTCATATCACCTATGAAGATATCAATACAAAATTTGGTAAAAAAGTGGCAACAATAGTCCTTCATCTTTCAGATAAAGATAAAAATCTTCCATGGGAGACGAGAAAACAGGGGGAGATTGACTTTTTAAAAAAGATGCCACTTCAGAAGAGATAA